AGGCAAGCATGCACTTTACAAAATCATTATAGTTTTGGACATTTATGTCTCAGCCTCAAATAGTTTATGCGATTGAACTTACGATTGATTCGTAAACATCGTCCCAAAATTGTGTGTTGTTTTGGTATGCTTCGTGTATTTGATGATGAACTTCTTTTTCTTTTTCAGCGTATGTTGAATCATCTTTACTAGGTAAGTCTTTACGTAATATTTCTACATGTTTTTGAACACTTATAGCTCTAGGTCCCCAAACGTGTTCTTGTTCGTGGTTTTCATTTAAAAAAACAAAAATAGGTATTGATCGAGCTGTACCGTTTGTTAAGTACTGATCGATAAGGTTTGTATCTTCATCTCGGTGAAACACTTTCACTTCAATATTGGCATAGTCAGCAATGTTTAATAATACTGGTATATTCATCATTGCATCTCCGCACCAATCTTCAGTAATGACAAGTACTTTGTAATTTTTATCTTTAATTTTATCTAAACGTTCATCATTTTTAGGTAATTGAAAAGATTGATATATATCTAATAATTGATCTTTATTTGTTGTCATTTCGTTAACGTATTCTTTAATTGGTTGCGCCTGTTCATAATATGTAACTAACTTAGTCATAGTCATAAATCCCCCTTTTATATACTCAATATTATAACAATTCTGAAATAATTCGCAAAGAACTAAACTTGAAGAAATATTTAATTAACAGCGTTATCAATTATTTTAAATGTTTTATGATCAACATCTAATTCTGCTTGTGCGCCATAAGGTATAATGCATTTTGGTTCGTTATGACCGAAACTTGCGTTATAAAAGACCGGCATATCTTCTTGGTTCCATTCTTTTAACATTTTAACCCAAACTTCTTTGTATTCTTCATAATAAACATCATCTTGTGGACGACCGATAATTACGCCATTTATTTTGTCAAAGATACCCATTGAACCGAATGCTCGGACATAGTCTTCCATTAACCATGGTGATGCATGTACTTCAGCAGTTTCGATGAACAATATTGCACCTTCGAAGACATCTTTATCAGGGAATACATCCGTAGCTTTTAATGAATGAAACAGCTCCATGCAGCCACCAATTAAATGTCCTGTTGCTTTACCTTTACCATTTAAAATTTCATATCCGTTGCTATCAAATGATTCTCGATTAATATGCTTATTTTTCTCGTCCCACTTTAAACCGTATTTTCGGATTTGTGGTGAAGCAGGCACATTACCAACAGGCCCATTTTGGAACCAAGTTTGATTAATAGATTGAACCGTGTAATCATCCATAGAAACATTTTCAGCAAAATCAGTTAAAAGTAGCGGGCCATAGAAACTTGAGATACCAGCTTGATAAAACATAAAGTGAAGGGCAGTAGTATCAGAATAACCACTAAATATTTTAGGATTATTTCTTATAATATTTAAGTCTATGTATGGCCATAACCTTACAGAATCATCACCGCCTAAAGTACAAATAATGGCTTTTACTTCTGGATCTTCAAGTGCTTGATGTAAATCATCTACACGTTTTTCTGGATGATTATATGTGAAGTCTGATCCTTTAAGTGCATGAGGCATAACTTTTACCTTTAAGCCGAATACTTCCTTTAATCGCTGAATACCAACTTCTGTTCTCCAAAGCACTTCTTCTTCACCTGCATAACCTGATGAAGGCGAAACAATTGCTACAGTGTCACCTTTAGAAAGTTTGCTTGGTTTGATTAATCTTTCCATTCCAAATACCCCCTTATTTGTATATTGGAATTAGTATAGCATACTGATATAACTTGAAATCAAATATTTCAGATGATAATATGATGTTGTTTGTAAAAAGAATGGTAATATATTAATGAAAGTAAGGTTAATATCATAATAGAAGGGGCATGTTTCATGGATAAAATAACCTTCCTTAATTACCTTGAGGATGAATTATCTCGTTTGCCTAAAGTTGAACGAGATAAAATAATGTATGAATATGAAACGAAATTTTTTGAAGCTCACAATGAAAAAGAATTAATTCATGAATTAGGTGAACCTAAAGTTATTGCTAAAAAAGTTTATGCAACAAGTGCCATTCAAGATGCAGAATTATCGCCTAATTTTAAAAATGTTTTTCAAGCGATTATGGCCACTTTAGGTTTAAGCTTTTTTAATATATTCTTTATTATCATACCGTTTTTAATCATTGCTTTTATACTGTTAATTGTTGTCGTTGTAGGTGCTTTAATGATGTTAGGACCTATAGTCAGTATTATAAATATCTTTGTGCACGGGTTCTATTGGATTGATATAACGAATATTATATTTTCAATATCATTTTTAGGTTTAGGATTAATGTTGCTTATAACCGGATTGAAATTAATAGAACTATGCTATAAAGGAATTTTGAAATATTTAAAATGGTGTGTAAAAGTCATTAGGAGGCGTGCTGAATAATGAAAAAGTTATTTTTAACAGGTTTAAGCGTCTTCTTAATATTTGGCTTAATTGGGACAATACTTTGGTTCACAGTTAATAATAAATTCGAGAAGCAAGAAACGTATGAGAAAGTTTTTAAAAATAATCAAGTAGAGCAAATCATTGTCAACGGACAAAATACAAATGTTGAAGTGAAAAAGGGGAAATATTTAGGAATCAAATACACCGGTAAGCAAGAAGTAAATGCTAGTATTGAAAATAATTTACTTCATTTTACAGAACGTGATAGTAAATATCAGTTCAATGCTAATTTTATTCCATATAGAAAAACGATTAACCATTTAGTCATTACATTACCAGAGAAAAATTATCAATCGTTTAATATTTCTACGAATACTGGAAATATCTCCATTAAAGATGTGAGCAGTAACAATAGTAATATGATTACCGATACCGGAAACATATCTTATGATAATGTTAATTTAAAACATGCTAAAGCTATCACGAGTTTAGGAAGTGTTAAAGTTAAAAATTCTAAACTCACAGAATTTAATGGGGAAATTGAAACGGGTAATATACGAATCAATAAGAGTAGTCTCATTAATAGTGAAATGATTACATCCTTAGGTGATATAAATATTAGCCAGCTGAAAAATGAATGTGATATTAAATCATCAACAGAAGATGGGAACATTTCAATTTCTTATGAACAACCACCTAAAAACACTTTGCTACAATTACAAGCCGAATCAGGCAAAACAAAAATTAAGAATAAAGCTTTTAATGGTGAAAAAGTAGGTAACGGTAAGCATGTGATTGAGAGTTATACTGATAATGGAGATATTACAATTAAATAATGTAATGAAAGAAGCAAGGACATAAATATCTAAATTGTAATGATTTTGTAAAGTGCGGACGCCCGGGGGAATAGTATGAGTGAGAGACTACAGGCTCGAGCCATACCCCCAGGCAAGCATGCACTTTCAAAATCAGAAATATAAAAATCACCCAATCCGAAAATGAATCCAACGGATTGGGTGATTTATTTTGAGAAAGGGAATGATGTACCATCTTCTTTCAAGGTGCATGTTCCTTTAGTAACTTAGATAAAAGTGGTTGCTAGAGCATTGCTCTTTATTCACTGGCAAATTCTATATCTGTATCTATTTGTCCTGATATCGTACTTAAATGTAATGACTTACCATCTAGCCAATCTTTGAAATTAAATGTATGAATTGTCCCATTTTCTCCTAGAGCAATTTTCATTTGTAATTGTTCAGGTATATAAGCAGATGTATGAATCGTACCTGACCAACTTTTAAAAAGTTTACTATAAATTTCATATTGAGGATCATTAAAATAACGAAAAGCATGTTCTAATGACATATTCTCATGAGTAATATGATCAATTCTAGAGTATCTTTCTATCGATTCTTTAATGTAGTTTCTATTCTCATGTGTTAACACTTCAAAATGATTCGTACACAAATTGTTATTTTTTGTGACGACATCTCTAGGAGTAGCTTCTACTGTTATTCTTCTATTATGCTTATCCATTAAAATGTAACTGAAAGAACTACGGTGAGGAATTTCTTTCAATAAAGCTACTGCTTCTTCAATATCTTTACACGTTTCTAATATAAGCCTTCCAATCATATAACATACAAAGCCGTCTCCAGGTTTTTTTCTATGCATAAAATTGTAACCCATGGCTAAACCATGTTCATTCATGCCATCCATTCTTCCTGTAACTCTAGATGTCGGTCCAATTTGTGCATAACCTCCATCATTTGGTTGAAACAAACTAAATCGACCGTCATAAGTGGCAGGATTATAATCATAATTTCTAACCATGTAATCATTTCCTAAAAATATAGAACAACCACTATCTTTAGCATACACTCTGTAATGACCGTAATTTAATAAGATTCTTTCGAGCGGAAACTTTAATGTATCTTGTATCCCCATAAGTTCGTCCCAAATTTGAGGTGCGAATTTTTGATAAATCTTCTTCGTTTCTTCTATATCTATATCAAAACGAGGTCTTCTAATTTTCCATTCGTTTTCTCTATTCTCTAACATTTTAGTAGATTGTAACCATTTAGCTTGGGCAACGCCATAGTCATAATGATTTCCTCTAAATTCAAATGTCTGCATATCAACTTGTTGCAACGTTATCACTCCTAATATACTTATTTTGATTGAAAAATGACATTTTGTCACGTATATTATATTAAGAATATTAAGATAGGAAATATGATGTTAAACAGATTGTAATAATGCCTTAACCTATGTAATTTTTTACCATGTTATATTTAGTTTACCGATTATCTCACGCAAAATGTGAGAAGGGGGTATGTATAATGTGGAATCAAGGATATATTTACATGAAAAAAATTTGGCAAGAGTGGTATCGAAGATAAATTAATGTAATAAATTGCGCTCATAAAACATCTAGAATATATATTTTTGAAATAAAAAGAGCATCATACCCGTTAATAGGTGTGATGCTCTTCTTATTTATACTTGATCTGTTGCAGTTGAATAATGATGTTTACGTTTCGTTCGCTTTGTTTGGTTTGACCATATAATTGCGATAGTAGGTCCAGTTAGTAAATGGATAAAGCTAAATATAGCACCTGGAACGGCTGACAATGGATTAAAGTGGGCAGTAGCAAGAGAAACTGCAAGTCCAGAGTTCTGCATTCCGACTTCTATTGAAATTGCGCGTTTATCAGGTCTATTTAATTTAAATATTTTGGCTAATAAATATCCGATTGTTAAACCACTTATATTATGCAGTAAGACGACACCAAACATAATCAATCCTGTTTCAATAATTTGGACTTTGTTTCCAGCTACTACACTAGAAAGTATTAATGAAATTGAAACTACTGAAATAATAGGTAGTATGTCTACCGATTTTTCAGCAACAGGTTTGAAAAATCTTTGAACGATAAAACCTAAAATAATAGGGATCAGTACGACTTGTACGACTGATATAAACATTGAAGCAAATGATACTTGTAACCACTCTCTAGCAAATAAATATATTAAGCTAGGTGTCACAATTGGTGCTAATAATGTAGATACGGTTGTAATAGAGACTGACAATGCCGTATTGGCTTTAGCTAGGTAACTGATAACGTTAGAAGCAGTACCACCAGGGCAACAACCAACTAAAATTACGCCTAATGCGATATCCGGGCTTAAATTAAATCCTTTTGCTATTAAATATGCCGTTATAGGCATAATCGTATATTGCAGTATCACACCAATCAAAACACTTTTAGGTGATTTAAATACTTCTTTAAAATCATTTGTAGAAATGGTCATGCCCATACCAAACATTACAATTCCTAATAAATAAGGAATATAAGGTGCTACTTGAGCAATGATATTTGGAAAGCTAAATCCTAATATGGCTGCTACTAGCATCCAAAGGACAAATGTTTTATTAATGAATTGACTGAATTTCTTTATATTACTCATATATGCACCTTCCAATAGTATAATAATCTGAATATTAACAATAATACAAAAAGTTTTCAATAGCTTTATCAAAATAATTGTTTGTTTAACTTTTTAAAAAAGAATTGATACATTTAATGAGTTATTTTATACTATATAAAGAACACAAATAACGATATATCTTATAGAATGAGCGTAATATCTTTTATGTATTTTGAATATTATGTTATGATATAAGAGGTAGAAAATGATGATAGAGGTGACTTCAATGGATTGTATTAAAGGGATTTTCAAATTCTTTTTCATCTTAATTGCTATAACAACAGTTGCTGTTGGGGCAGGTATTGCTGTCTTAGCATTTGTATTTAAAAAAGATTTTGAAGAATTAGAACAAAAGACTAAAGAAATTGTATCTGAAATCGAATCTAATAATTAAAATAAAGGAGCAATCACTATTTTTATGTGATTGCTCCCTTTTTTTAAAAAATATTAGGAGGTTATTTATTTTGCATTATGAAAGCAATGTGTTAATATCTCCGAGGTTAGATTACGATAAGACCAATCAATTAGAGAAGTTATCACTAAGGTTAAAGGTGCCTAGTGATAGAGAGCTTCATGCATTAATTGAAGCAATAGAATATGATCAGCCATTTTTAAAATCTATAACAATTGGAACGAGCAATGAAGAAGAAATGATTAACACTGCATTTCATTTAAAGACTTTGATAGAACATACTTGGTACGAGTATAAGCATTCAGATGTGTATGTTAATGTTGTCGTATGGAAGAATAATGTAGGCTCTACTAAAAAATATGTTGAAAAGTTTATAGCAGATTCTCCCGATGTTTGGATTACTCTTGGATCTCAAATAGGATTTAGTAACATTCTCAAACGATTATTTCGACTGGAAGTGTGGGACTCGAGGAAAACTTATTGTTTAAACTCATTGCTATCCCAGGCAATGATTGATATAGTTGGCCACAAATATTTCGAGGGGCTAAATGGTATTAGTTACCATGGGGAAATTCTAAAAGTTAAGAAAGGTATAATCGTTTCAAATGTTAATTATGATTCTGAGACTTCTTTTTCCTAATTATAAAAAATATCAATGAAGTGATACATATGAGTAATGCACTCATAATATATGTGAAGTAATGTGAGGATGTTTGTCCAGTTTCAGGAAGAGATTTTGTTTCTGAGCTGGGCTTTTTTTCTTTATTATTATTTTGAATAGAATGGTTGGAATCAGGAACTAAGAAATCTTTAACTACTGATATTTGATAAGTCTGTGAATTATTTTGATTACTATTTATGTTATTAGAATTATTTAGAGTATTAGCTTGGGTTTGTTGATTCTGTTGGTTATTGTCTAATTGTGTGTGTTGCATAGAATCTTGTATAAAAGGTGAGACTGATTTGTTGTCGGAATTAAATGTGTAATATTTATCCTCTCCTATTGAAATAGTTGAATGAGTGTCTATTCCATTAATAGTTACATTGAATTTAGTATCTTTAGGAATATTTGAAGGAATGTTGATTGTAGTTGTACCATCATTGTTAGTTTTACCAATAAATTCTTGGTTCTGTGCTAACAGTTTAACTTCTATGTTACTTAAAGGTTGATAAGTTTTGGAAAGTACATCGATCGTGATACTCTGATTATTTATAGTAGGTGTATTACGAAGTTGGTTATCAGAAGAAGTTAATTGATATAACTTATTAGGCTCAACAGTAAAAGTCTGTTGATTTGAAGTAGTTAAAGTGTATTGCGTTTTAATATTCTTGCTTGGTATTTCAATAAAAGCTAACCCATCTGACCTAGTTGTTAAATATTTAACTTCATTATCTAACTGAAGTTGAAACGTTTCGTTAGGTATAGGTATGTTGCTTGCAGTAAAAAATTGAAAACCAATGGGTATTGTATTATTACTTGCGTATATATTGTTAGGCGCATTGAGTGTCGTAGCTACAAGACAAACAATACTATAAAAGAAGAATGAAAAAATCTTCATTATGTCCTCCTTTCTCGTTATTACCAACGATCATTGGGTAAATATATTATGCCATAACTCCCCTTAATATTCCAGTAATATTTTATACTTTTTTTATAAGATTTTAATTTTAACTAAAACCTACCTATATAAATGCAGTCTAAAATTTTTTTGATATGAATAGCAGCTGTTTTGAATGGCTCAAATAAAAAGCATAATCTAAAAGGGGAGTCACATATTAAATGTGCAAGTTGTAATCAAGAAATACTTTAAATCATAAGTAACATAGAAAAACAGAGAGAACTTTTATATCATAAAAGTTCTCTCTGCTTTTTATTCAATATTAAATCTTTTTAATATTTCTAACTGACGCATAACAGTGTTCACCGTTATTAAAATGAACTGTTCGATCTTTCGTATCAATGTTATTCACATTATTACGATTAATAACATAACTATTATGACATCTGAAAAATCTATCATCCAAATTAGATAAATTTTTCAAACTACCATAAAATTCAATTTGCCTATTGTCAAGATGGGCGATTAGTCTATGTGATTTTGAAGATGATTCAAAAAACATCACATCGTCGTATTGCACATATACTGAATTACTGCCTCTTGTTAATTCTATCTTCTCGACGTTAGTATTTTTAGATAACATACCAAGTCGAATATAAGCAGTGTCTAAACAATCTAATACTCGCATCTTTAATTGATCTGGATCATCTTTAAAAATAAAATCCATTGCTGCAACTTTATAAACGAAAGTTAAATATGTTAGTTCACTATGACTTGTAACAAAAATGATATTACCAATAGGGTCATATTTACGTATTTCACTTGCTAACGTAATACCATTTATATCTGCATCTAATTGAATGTCTAAAAAGTAACATCCTATATCGTTTGCTGTTTTGACATGATCTAATAATTCATATGGATCATTCGTAGCAAGTTCAATCGACATTTCTTTTTCTTCGATCATAATATAATTATTTATAATCTTTTGCATCCGCTCTAGTTGTTTAGGGTCATCTTCACAAATGATGATTTTCATCGAATCACTTCCTCAGTACGATCATTAGTGCGATCATTTAAAATTTCAAGCTTTTGAATAAAGTATTGATCATTAATAAATGTGTCTAAGAAAACATGATCAGTTTTCTCAGTGATTTCTTTCAATGTCGTTAAACCAATACCACGTTTACGACCTTTAGTAGAATAATGGTTTTCAAATAACTTATGTACTTTTGGAGTATCTTTAGAACATTTATTCATGAACACAAGTAGTACTGACTCATCATTTTTAATAAAAGCAATTTGAATTGTAGGGTTGTCTACAAACTCAGAAGCTTCAATCGCATTATCCATAATAATTCCAATACAACGACTCAGTTCAACAATGTTCATATTTATATGATCAATCTGTTCAGTAACCTCAATACTAATATTGATATTCTGTTCTTGAGATTGAATAATTTTCGTAGTTAATAAACCTTTAATTTCTCTCACATGTAAATTTTGAAGACCATTAATTTTAATCGCGTTTAATTTCATATCATCATGTAGGTGGGCGATATTTTGATCAAAATATGTTCTTAGTCCATTCATGTCATCTTCTCTTATATACTCAGATAAAGTCGCTAAAATATTTACATAATCATGACGAAACTTACGCATTTCATTGTTGATTCTTTCAATCTGCAAAGTGTATTTATAATATTGATTAATTTCCTTTTTAGTGCGTTGCAATGCCATTTCACGAATAACCGTAATGGAAATTAAAATGATAAAAATAGCAGCGACACTAACATAAATCACATAAAATAATGTCTGAAATTCAAACTCTTTTTCAGTATTATATGATTTAGGCATGTAAACATAAAAGACCATAAATGAAACTGCTAAAAATGCAGCTAATAAAAGTAAATAAATACGGTTATTATATAAATAACTGAGTTTAAGTCTATTCATCAATAGTCTTATCAAAACAGCTAAAGTTATAGATATTAATATATGCATAATACTATAACTTATAAAAAATGGTATGTAATTATCTTTACCATTTAAGATAAAATTCGTTATTAATATAGATGAGTAATCAGATACGACTGAAATAATAATAACTATTAAAGTATTAATTACACCGAGTAGTTTAAATTTTCTATAAAAGAACACAAAATAAAAAAGACAAACATATAGAATGGATCCAACACCAAATATATAATAAAAAGTAAGTGAAGGGATTATGAAGCCTATAATTAAGGCACCATAATCCCTTTTGTTGTATCGATAATTTTGTGTTATAGCTAGTAATATAGTAAATAATAATACTTGTAATAATCCAAAAGGTAAAGATTCTAAATTAGAAAGCGAGTCCATATATTACACTTCCTTAATGACAACTTATTGTTTTTCTTTTAATAGTTCTGCTGGTACTTCTGTTTCATCTAAAAATGCTGTACAACCTCTAATTACCGCTTTTTCACCGAATGATGAAAGAAAATTTGATGCTGATTTTGAGAATAAAGTAGCTAATAAATTCATGATATTGTTTCCTCCTCTTTGTAAAATATAGGTAATAGTGATACTGCTTCGAAGACCAATCCTAAGCATACTAATTGTTGATAAGGTTCTTTAATGAATAAAGAAATGATTATCAATATTGTAGCGGCTATGATTGATCTAAGTTTAAGACCTTTTCGCCACTTGCCTAATATTGGGTGTTTCTTTGTTTGCATTGGTGCGTACTTTATTATTATGAGATAACCGAGTATCGCAATCGCTAGAAATGGCCAATACGATATGTTGGTATTAACGATAATAAGTGGTGCGACCACAAACATTATTAGGCTTTGTATGGTGCATAAAAATGTGGACTTTGCATGCGCACCAAACGCAAAATATCTAATGGCAAAATAACTAAGATGTACAATAAGTGTGTATAAAAATATATGGGATAGAAGGGCAGCGCCATAAATGACTACAGTCTTCATAATATTTCCTACAATTACTTCTAGTCCATACTTTACCTTTAAATAACTAACATGATCTAGGTTATTTGTATTTTGAAGACTTAATGCAATCTTATCGATTTGTGTTTGAACAGGTTGATACATAGCGCCCCCTCCTTAAGTATAATTATAGAACAAATTGATTAGCATTTTACTTCTTTTGCCCAACTGTATTATTTTCATGCCTAACTGTTGAGATTTCTAATATATTTGTATTTTAACATAATTTCAATGCAGTTAAGAACTAAAAATAACGACTTAGGGAATATATAAATTTCATATACATATTTAATATAAGATAATTAATGACTATTTAATTATATAAATTAATTTAGAAATCGTAATTATAAAGGGGGATCCTTTATGGCAGGCGATATCGTCAATGCTATATGTGGTATTTTTCAATGGCTTGTAGAAGTTGTTAGTGGCCTATTTGATTAAATGTCGATAATTTCTACAAGTTTAGTGTATATTATAATCAATCTTTCAACGTGTACCAATAGGTATGCGTTTTTATTATAGTTATTGAGTGTTTTCATGTAGAATGATATTTAAGATAAATTTAGGGAGGAATTTAATTTTATGAAAACTAAAGGTTATATTGGAACTTATACTAAAAAGGATGGTAAAGGCATATATCGATTTGATGTTGATGAAAACGATCAAACAATCGAAAAGGTTGAAGTTGGTTACGAAGTTGAGGCATCTACATATGTTACGAATCATAATCAATTTTTATATGCTATTAAAAAAGATGGCGATGATTGTGGTGTCGCAAGTTTCTTAATTAATGAAGATGGTAGCTTAACGTTTATCAATGATTGTTTAGCTTCCCAAGAAGGTACGGGATGTCATATTTCAGTTTCTAAAGATGGTCAATTCTTATTTGAAGCTGTATATGGTGCAGGTCTTGTTAGGCTATATAAACTTGATCATGAAAATGGTGGAATAAGCGGGTTAATAGATGTTTATCGTGCTGAGGGTCACGGACCAAATGAAGCAAGACAAGAAAGTAGTCATGTTCATTTTGTACAACAGACACCAGACTTGGATTTTCTTGCAACAGTTGATTTAGGGGCAGATGCTGTAAGAACATTTAAATTTTCTGATGAAGGGTTAGAATTAGTTGAAACATTAGAAACTCAAGCAGGTAGTGGTCCGAGACATTTAGCATTTCATCCAAATGGTGATTATGCATATTTAGTAAATGAATTAAGTAATACAATCCAAGTGTTGTCTTATAAAAACGGCAAATTTGCAGAGATTAGTCCTACATTAATGACGATACATGAGGATTTTGACTTAAATTCACAAGTTGGTGCTGTCAGATTAAGTCATGACGGTCAATTTATTTATGTTTCAAATAGAGGTCATAATAGTATTGCGGTATATAAAATTTTAGGTGACGGTGCTCTTATTGAAACGGTCGAAATTATTACAAGCGGTGGAACTTGGCCGAGAGACTTTAATATCACACCAAGTGATTCATTCTTAGTTGTAGCACATGAACATTCATATAATTTAGTTTTATTTAGTAGAAACAAAGAAACAGGTAAATTAACAGAGATAGAAAATGAACAAAAAGCTGCAGAAGGCGTTTGTGTTCAATTTATTTAATGGTAGGTGAATAGCTTTGAAAATCGCACTATATCAAATGCATGTAATACCCGGCAAACCAGAAGAAAATATGCGAAAAATTAGTCAATGGTTTGACCAACTTAGCGAAGAAATAGACATAGCAGTGCTACCCGAGATGTGGAATACATCATATCGTTTAAGTGATTTAAACCAACTTGCTGATGAAGAGGGTAATGTTATTATTCCTTTTTTAAAAAAGAAAGCTAAAGCGTTGAATAAGCACATTATAGCTGGATCTATCGCTTATAAAAAAGGTGACGAAATTTATAATAGAGCGCTTGTTATTAATAAAGAGGGAAATTGTATTAACACTTATGATAAAGCTCATTTAGTACCGATGTTGAATGAACATCATTTTCTAACTTCGGGTGAAAAGAAATCTACTGTTTATCAGTTAGATGAAATAGAAATGGGCACAATTATATGTTATGACTTGAGATTCCCTGAATTATCACGTTCTTTA
This portion of the Mammaliicoccus vitulinus genome encodes:
- the agrC gene encoding quorum-sensing sensor histidine kinase AgrC gives rise to the protein MDSLSNLESLPFGLLQVLLFTILLAITQNYRYNKRDYGALIIGFIIPSLTFYYIFGVGSILYVCLFYFVFFYRKFKLLGVINTLIVIIISVVSDYSSILITNFILNGKDNYIPFFISYSIMHILISITLAVLIRLLMNRLKLSYLYNNRIYLLLLAAFLAVSFMVFYVYMPKSYNTEKEFEFQTLFYVIYVSVAAIFIILISITVIREMALQRTKKEINQYYKYTLQIERINNEMRKFRHDYVNILATLSEYIREDDMNGLRTYFDQNIAHLHDDMKLNAIKINGLQNLHVREIKGLLTTKIIQSQEQNINISIEVTEQIDHINMNIVELSRCIGIIMDNAIEASEFVDNPTIQIAFIKNDESVLLVFMNKCSKDTPKVHKLFENHYSTKGRKRGIGLTTLKEITEKTDHVFLDTFINDQYFIQKLEILNDRTNDRTEEVIR
- a CDS encoding AgrD family cyclic lactone autoinducer peptide, with the translated sequence MNLLATLFSKSASNFLSSFGEKAVIRGCTAFLDETEVPAELLKEKQ
- a CDS encoding accessory gene regulator AgrB is translated as MYQPVQTQIDKIALSLQNTNNLDHVSYLKVKYGLEVIVGNIMKTVVIYGAALLSHIFLYTLIVHLSYFAIRYFAFGAHAKSTFLCTIQSLIMFVVAPLIIVNTNISYWPFLAIAILGYLIIIKYAPMQTKKHPILGKWRKGLKLRSIIAATILIIISLFIKEPYQQLVCLGLVFEAVSLLPIFYKEEETIS
- a CDS encoding lactonase family protein, whose product is MKTKGYIGTYTKKDGKGIYRFDVDENDQTIEKVEVGYEVEASTYVTNHNQFLYAIKKDGDDCGVASFLINEDGSLTFINDCLASQEGTGCHISVSKDGQFLFEAVYGAGLVRLYKLDHENGGISGLIDVYRAEGHGPNEARQESSHVHFVQQTPDLDFLATVDLGADAVRTFKFSDEGLELVETLETQAGSGPRHLAFHPNGDYAYLVNELSNTIQVLSYKNGKFAEISPTLMTIHEDFDLNSQVGAVRLSHDGQFIYVSNRGHNSIAVYKILGDGALIETVEIITSGGTWPRDFNITPSDSFLVVAHEHSYNLVLFSRNKETGKLTEIENEQKAAEGVCVQFI
- a CDS encoding carbon-nitrogen family hydrolase, which translates into the protein MKIALYQMHVIPGKPEENMRKISQWFDQLSEEIDIAVLPEMWNTSYRLSDLNQLADEEGNVIIPFLKKKAKALNKHIIAGSIAYKKGDEIYNRALVINKEGNCINTYDKAHLVPMLNEHHFLTSGEKKSTVYQLDEIEMGTIICYDLRFPELSRSLALEDAKVIFVPAQWPKSRIDHWKALLRARAIENQVYMIACNSVGYCDESEFGGNSLVYGPDGSLIDNLYYDEGTLIVDLDFDAQEQIREAIPIFNSLRTDLY